The Periophthalmus magnuspinnatus isolate fPerMag1 chromosome 12, fPerMag1.2.pri, whole genome shotgun sequence region ctaataccaaaactagatactcatttggtATCCATACTAAAAAGGCACATTCAACGGAtgaaaatgaacctttcctgactcgctttagaataatcttgagctatatcagaacaagtataaaatcacatagactagtatatgcccatggaccaccgTGGAACCTACCTGCACAgctataaggccacatggtgatataaaagaaagtactatgatttaatgtattCTATTGTTTAGATAAgtgagtgtttttttaaattattgtggtatcggaattggtattgagtatcgagtctattccttagtatagtATAGAatgatgacatttttatttcaactaTAGATACTTTGCATATTGATTTATCATGATGTAATATAATCGtacatataatataattattattcatGTTGACCTGTAGAAAAGACCAAAAGATGGATAAAAGTAACTTTAAAagagtattttgtattttgagtatttgtatttatgtattattagtaATGTTTTGTGGCAAATTTTTTGTCCATCCAtatcatttacaacaaaatatctataaaaatcaaaattcaaaacatGCTAATAATAATTTGGGAAAatcttatattatatattaattCAATCTCAAGCACGAGAGTATTATACTTATACAATACatttgataaataataataataataacaataataataataataataattttgcaaCCATTTTCAAATTTGACCCACTTTTGGATGTGGCATCAGATGAACCGTAATGTAATAAACTGATTTTGTGATCATTTCAAAACCACTAGACTTTTTTTGGAGACCCACTAATATGGAACCTGGCAGCCATTTTACCCCTCATTGATGCCATGTGCTTTTATGGCGTTCCATTGATTATCAAAATAACTATCTCATAAACAGGACATGATGTAACCCGGGGAAAGCAAAGCATTGCATCCCATAATTTAACAGCAGAGGCAGAGATAGCATGCCTGTAGTGACCGcaacctccctctctccaggtGACCACTGCACCCAGGATGAGAGCGGCTCGGCGGCTATCTTCACGGTGCAGATGGATGACTATCTGGGAGGGAAGCCCATCCAGTACAGGGAGGTGCAGGGCCACGAGTCCAAGACCTTTCTGGGATACTTCAAGTCTGGCATCAAGTACATGGTGAGTTCAGCCACAGTGGTGCGGTGCATTTATTGGTTTGTTGGTATTATGAAGACACAATGTATTTGTGTTGACTATTGTTGACAAGTTTTACTGTGTCTGATTTCACAGCATTCATAATTTAACAGCTTTATGAAATgaaactttcttttctttctgtgtGACTTAAGTGTTGAATAATgagataattattatattatgaaaTTTCAGTTCTGATGGGCCTGTTTGGGAAACTGCTTTGTAATCATCAATGCTTGCAAgttgtaattattatttcaaaaataataattcctgTTTACTTTGTAAAAAGTAAATCTCAGTAGGGCCTATTTCCAATTTGTATGTAAAATTACCACCTTTACTGTTAAATAACTACTAACTACAAATAAATACCCTGTATGtagggggcgacagtagctcagttggtagagctaAAGCGCTTtgattgccttgaaggtggaaaagcgctatataaaaatgtgaccatttaccatttaccatatgtTGTGCCCCTGTGTCCTACAGAAAGGCGGCGTTGCCTCAGGGTTCAAACATGTGGTCACCAATGAGGTCACTGTGCAGCGGGTGCTCCAGGTCAAAGGTCGGCGTGTTGTCAGGGCAACAGAGGTGCCGGTTACCTGGGACAGTTTCAACCAGGGAGACTGCTTCATCCTGGACCTGGGCAACGTCAGTTCCTCTCAAGTTTACTCACAATAACATCACAGCACAGGACAGTGGTTTAAACACACTATTATACTGCTCTCCTCAGGAGATCTACCAGTGGTGTGGCTCACAGAGTAACCGCTTCGAGAAGCTCAAGGCCACTCAGGTGGCCAAGGGTATCCGTGACAACGAGCGCAGTGGGCGGGCCCGAGTGTACGTGTGCGACGAGGGGGCGGAGCGGGAGAAGATGGTGGAGGTCTGTGTCATTCACACTTGACTGCATTCACTATCGTACTACTACACTTCTGGCTCCAGTACAGAGCCATGTGTGTAAGCTGATGTTCTAATGTTCTGATCTGTGTGTCCAGGTGCTAGGCCCCAAACCAGACCTGCCTGAAGGAGTCTCTGACGACATCAAGGCTGACGCCTCCAACAGGAAGAGAGCAAAACTCTACAAGGTCACTGCACTTCACACGCAATACAACTCACCTGGGCTTGTTAAGGTTTTATGTGTCTGGGTGTTCCTTATAAAACAGATTCATGCACAGACAGACAGTATAATACACATACGTTTTAATTGTGGAGATAGTCATACATTCCTTCAGTAATGTGTAGGTAATATAAATGAACCAGTGCATTATTTTTCCTTTGGTTGTGCTTATTGAGTTGTTATCCACATGTTTTCTGTACCTGTGCAGGTGTCAGATGCGAGCGGGGACATGGCCATCGCTCTGGTGGCTGCAGAAAACCCTTTCGCTCAGAGCGCTCTGGAGTCTGGAGACTGCTTCATCCTGGACCATGGCTCCGATGGCAAGATCTTTGTCTGGAAAGGTTTGTAATATCAGAATTGACTATCCTCTGGTTCATGGACAAATGCTTAACTCACTACACCACTCCCAACCATATGTACAAATGACATAACTATTACTTTCAAATCATCGCTGGGTTTCAGAAACTGTTCTAATTATTCATTGTTCTGGCTAGGGAGAACTGGCTCTTGTCCCTATCTGGGTGTATCATATTATTCATTCTAAAATCTGAAGCCTCCGTTACAAATGTAAActcccttttcttttttctaggTAAAGATGCCAACGTGGACGAGCGTAAGGCGGCCATGAAAGCAGCAGACGAGTTCATAAAGAAGATGGGCTACCCCAAACACACAGAGGTGCAGATCCTGCCCGAGATGGGTGAGACGCCGCTCTTCAAACAGTTCTTCAAAAACTGGAGAGACAAGGACCAGACGGAGGGCCTGGGCGTGGCATACATTGCCAACTCCATCGCCAAGATCCAGAAGGTGCCGTTCGATGCCGCCTGCCTGCACGAGTCTGAGGCCATGGCCGCCCAGCACGGCATGGTGGACGACggcagaggagagaaacaggtcAGAATGCACATGTGTTAAAGGTGTattgaaaaaacacaatattaacaAGGAATGGACATTATATCAGTTCCAGCATTGGAATATGTGACATGAGGGTTTTCTAGATATTGGTCCGATACTGAGAATTTGCAGAAATTTGGTACTGATATTTTTTCTGCCCTGTCCCCCATgtgtgcatcagatttgtctttttgaacagacagGAACAATGGAACAACAATTAGGCTAAAAAACATGactatatttttacacaaagaataaataaatacataaaaatataataataatcatcatcatcatttgtAAACTTTACTATAACATCATTTTAAATTCTCAATCAACAAATATTGGTTATCGACTCAAAAAATCCACATGAGACGCTCCCTAACCTCCAGTCTCTTTATAGATTCTTGCGATAACAATAATCTGATAATATGTGTGTAATCtgctaaaaatatgtttataaatATCTTTCCTGAAGCtcaagtatcacacaaaaaGTGAGTggattgtaaaataaatatggcACTTTATACCTTTTTATTATCTATATATAAAACCTAAACCTAAATCCTTCAGCTCTAGTAGTTACATCGATAATGTTTGGGTTATTGTGCAGACAGatcatttacatacatttaaacacattataataCGCTTGTAGTAAAGGCTCATCAGTGAATACTTGTGCTGTGTTCCAGATCTGGCGTATCGAGGGCTCAGACAAAGTGCCCGTCGACCCGTCTACTTATGGACAGTTCTATGGAGGAGACAGTTACATCATTTTGTACAACTACAGCCACGGAGGACGCCGCGGACACATCATCTACATGTGGTGGGTGTTACTCAAGTACTAATACTACGATAGGATA contains the following coding sequences:
- the gsna gene encoding gelsolin a isoform X1, giving the protein MPEHPEFDRAGKKTGLQVWRVENFDLVPVPENLYGGFYTGDAYLILNTIKQRSGALQYDLHFWLGDHCTQDESGSAAIFTVQMDDYLGGKPIQYREVQGHESKTFLGYFKSGIKYMKGGVASGFKHVVTNEVTVQRVLQVKGRRVVRATEVPVTWDSFNQGDCFILDLGNEIYQWCGSQSNRFEKLKATQVAKGIRDNERSGRARVYVCDEGAEREKMVEVLGPKPDLPEGVSDDIKADASNRKRAKLYKVSDASGDMAIALVAAENPFAQSALESGDCFILDHGSDGKIFVWKGKDANVDERKAAMKAADEFIKKMGYPKHTEVQILPEMGETPLFKQFFKNWRDKDQTEGLGVAYIANSIAKIQKVPFDAACLHESEAMAAQHGMVDDGRGEKQIWRIEGSDKVPVDPSTYGQFYGGDSYIILYNYSHGGRRGHIIYMWQGSDSSQDEIGASAILGAQLDEELGGGPVQVVGAPITTQVRVVQGKEPAHLMSLFAGQPMVVYRGGTSREGGQSAPAETRLFQVRSNSTGHTRAVEVEATSSNLNSNDAFVLAGPGGCFLWVGQGACDTEKQGALQLSAILGVSPTELPEGGESDDFWEILGGKSEYRTSTRLKDKMDAHPPRLFACSNKTGNFIIEEVPGEMTQDDLATDDVMILDTWEQVFVWIGNEAQEEEKTEAMASALRYIETDPASRDKRTPIVKIKQGFEPPTFTGWFLGWDHEYWSSDPLERMMAELAL
- the gsna gene encoding gelsolin a isoform X2 encodes the protein MPEHPEFDRAGKKTGLQVWRVENFDLVPVPENLYGGFYTGDAYLILNTIKQRSGALQYDLHFWLGDHCTQDESGSAAIFTVQMDDYLGGKPIQYREVQGHESKTFLGYFKSGIKYMKGGVASGFKHVVTNEVTVQRVLQVKGRRVVRATEVPVTWDSFNQGDCFILDLGNEIYQWCGSQSNRFEKLKATQVAKGIRDNERSGRARVYVCDEGAEREKMVEVLGPKPDLPEGVSDDIKADASNRKRAKLYKVSDASGDMAIALVAAENPFAQSALESGDCFILDHGSDGKIFVWKGKDANVDERKAAMKAADEFIKKMGYPKHTEVQILPEMGETPLFKQFFKNWRDKDQTEGLGVAYIANSIAKIQKVPFDAACLHESEAMAAQHGMVDDGRGEKQIWRIEGSDKVPVDPSTYGQFYGGDSYIILYNYSHGGRRGHIIYMWQGSDSSQDEIGASAILGAQLDEELGGGPVQVRVVQGKEPAHLMSLFAGQPMVVYRGGTSREGGQSAPAETRLFQVRSNSTGHTRAVEVEATSSNLNSNDAFVLAGPGGCFLWVGQGACDTEKQGALQLSAILGVSPTELPEGGESDDFWEILGGKSEYRTSTRLKDKMDAHPPRLFACSNKTGNFIIEEVPGEMTQDDLATDDVMILDTWEQVFVWIGNEAQEEEKTEAMASALRYIETDPASRDKRTPIVKIKQGFEPPTFTGWFLGWDHEYWSSDPLERMMAELAL